The Phosphitispora fastidiosa DNA segment CCACAGGTTCCTCAACCACAGGTTCCTCAACCACAGGTTCCTCAACCACAGGTTCCTCAACCACAGGTTCCTCAACCACAGGTTCCTCAACCACAGGTTCCTCTACTGCAGGTTCATAGTGGTCTATCACCGCAGGCCCCGCATGAATACCGGTTCCCGGTTGCGCAGTATCTTCAGCCAGCGCCATTCCTGGGAAAGAAACCAAAAGGAGCATAATCAGCACCAGGAAACCGGGAATACCCCAGCTTCGATTTCGCATAATACCCTCCTTTCTTTAACAATCGATTTTTACCACAAGAAACCTTTTCACAGGTAACTCTACAACATCAGGCACCCGGAAAAGGCTTCATGGACTAAGTACATTATAACGCAGCATGTGACTGCTTTCACCAAGTATAATCTGGTGTCAGTGGGATTGTTTTCTGGAAAATAACCTTAAACCAATATGGCGAGCTGTTTAGCGGTTTTCCACCCCGACGCCGGAGCAATCCAACCTTGTTCTTGGCGAAACCACAGACTAAACCGCCAATTCGGCGTCTCGCCTCAGTGGTGGCACCGCCATCCGTGGCTCCGGTCTGCTGTGTGAGACTTTGCGCTTTAGCGCCTTAGTCGAACGGCACACTCCTTACGGGTGTGAGCTTCACTGAAGGGAAAAACAAAAACCGGTAACAGCTCCGCAGTCGCGTGAACTTATTACCGGTATTAGAAACAAACTATTTTGCAAAAATGTGGCTTCCAATCTGTCTTATAATTGTCCGGGACCATACCCATTTACTCTGAGCTGTAGCCGGATTCCAATAATAGATCGCCCCATAAGAGGGATCCCAGCCATTTACAGCATCCTGCACAGCTTTATATGCTGTTTCATCAGCAGCCAGTTTGATCTGACCGTCATCCACTGCAGTAAAAGCCCCAGGTTGATAGATAACGCCAGGTATGGTATTAGGGAAATCAGGATGCTTCACCCTATTAAGGACTACGGCTGCAACGGCAACCTGGCCCTCATAGGTCTCCCCCCTGGCCTCTGCATGAACCGCCTGGGCAAGCAGGTTAAGGTCACTTCTGGAAAAACTTCTGGACACTGTCAGGGTTGCCCGGGAAGACGATCCCGGGATATTCAGAACCTGTCCCGGATAAATTGTATTAGCAGATAGGCCATTGGCCCTTTTTATCTCATCTACAGAGACACCGAAACGTTTGGAAATCAAGTAAAGGGTGTCTCCCCCGGTAACTTTATAACCTGAGCCGGAACCTGATGAACTGTTCCCGGAAACGACAAGCTTCTGGCCTGGGTAAATCCAGTCACTTGTCAATCCGTTTGCTGATTTAAACGCAGAAACCGGAATTCCGTACCTCTTGGCAATAAGATACAGGGAATCGCCCTTCTGAACCGTGTATGTATCAGAAGCACTGGCAAAACCAGCTGTTAAGACAATCAGAAGCATGGTAACAACCACAATCATCGTGTTTTTTAAAACATTTTTTTTCACTCTATACCCCCTTTCCTTTACCCGGACAAGTCCGGTGTCTTAAGTATAAAGGAAAATACCCTTAGGGATAAGGGTGAAAAAATATCCAATTTCACCAGCAAGCCCCATACTGTAGAGTATGGGGCTTATCCAATCTGGCTGGGAGTATTCCAGCAGTTTATTTTTATACCAATTTTTTCTATTAGCTAAACCAGGTCAATCAGGAAAAATATAATTCCCGCCACCAGCGCCGATAAAGGAGCTGTCAAAACCCAGGCATTCACAATGTTCCGGGCCACGGTCCAGCGCACCGCAGACATGCGTTTGGTCGCCCCTACACCCATTATGGAAGAAGAGATGACATGAGTTGTGCTAACAGGCTTGCCAAATAAAGAGGCGCCTATGATAACCAGCGCCGCCGATGTTTCGGCTGCAAATCCGTGAACCGGTTCCAGCTTGATAATCCTGGAACCCATGGTTTTTATAATCCGCCAGCCGCCAATAGATGTGCCCATGGCCATGGCAGTGGCACATGCTATAACCACCCATAATTCAACATGGAACTCCTTAAGGATCCCCGCAGATACCAGGGCTGCAGTAATTATACCCATCGATTTCTGGGCGTCATTGGAGCCATGACTGAAGGCCATAAAGGCAGCCGACACTATCTGCAGCTTAGAAAAGTATTTATTTACTACACTGGGGGCAACATTACCCACCAGAAAAAATATCAGGCGCATTACCATAAAGGCAATAAAGAAGCCAATGATAGGTGATGCAATGAGGGGTACAAATATTTTTTCCAGCAACGCTGCACCATTAAGCACTGCAAATCCCTGACTGGCCACTACGGCTCCGGCCACCCCGCCGATTAAAGCATGGGAAGAACTGCTGGGCAGCCCATAATACCATGTAAACAGATTCCATATGATGGCTCCCAGCAAACCGGCTATTAAGACCTTGTTATTAATCAAATGCGGGCTGACAATACCGCTGCCAATGGTCTCAGCAACCTTTGTACTAACAAGTGCACCTACAAAGTTAAGGACTGCAGCCATAAATATGGCCTTGGCCGGAGTGAGCACCCGGGTTGATACAGAAGTTGCGATGGCATTGGCCGTGTCATGAAATCCGTTAATAAAATCAAAGACCAGCGCCAGCATGATGACAATTGCTATAAGCAGCAAATCAGGCATATTTGACCACAACCCCACGAATCAATTTGGCAATCTTTTCACACCTGTCCAGGGCTGTCTCCAGTTGTTCAAAAACCTCTTTCCATTTTATCACCATGATGGCATCATTACTGTTTTTAAACAGATCAGCAACCCCAAAACGATATATCTTATCACCCTCAGATTCGAATTTTTTAATGTCATAGCAGATATCTAAAATCTGTACTGTGTTTGATTTCATTTTCTTCAATAATGATACGGCATCCTTAACCTTTTCGGTTGCCTGCACAAAAACATCGACCATTTCCCGGAACTTCTTATCAGGCTTCCCGGCTTCATAAATTACCATCTTTTCAACAGTACTGCACACCGAGTCCAGAACCTCATCTAGTTCCCGCGCCAGACTGTAAATATCCTCCCTGTCAAAAGGGGTCATGAAAGTCTCATTAAGCTTGTCAATAATCTCGTCAGTAACCCTGTCCCCTTTTTGTTCCACAGCTATGAGTTCATTCAGCCTTTCAT contains these protein-coding regions:
- a CDS encoding cell wall hydrolase; protein product: MKKNVLKNTMIVVVTMLLIVLTAGFASASDTYTVQKGDSLYLIAKRYGIPVSAFKSANGLTSDWIYPGQKLVVSGNSSSGSGSGYKVTGGDTLYLISKRFGVSVDEIKRANGLSANTIYPGQVLNIPGSSSRATLTVSRSFSRSDLNLLAQAVHAEARGETYEGQVAVAAVVLNRVKHPDFPNTIPGVIYQPGAFTAVDDGQIKLAADETAYKAVQDAVNGWDPSYGAIYYWNPATAQSKWVWSRTIIRQIGSHIFAK
- a CDS encoding inorganic phosphate transporter, which encodes MPDLLLIAIVIMLALVFDFINGFHDTANAIATSVSTRVLTPAKAIFMAAVLNFVGALVSTKVAETIGSGIVSPHLINNKVLIAGLLGAIIWNLFTWYYGLPSSSSHALIGGVAGAVVASQGFAVLNGAALLEKIFVPLIASPIIGFFIAFMVMRLIFFLVGNVAPSVVNKYFSKLQIVSAAFMAFSHGSNDAQKSMGIITAALVSAGILKEFHVELWVVIACATAMAMGTSIGGWRIIKTMGSRIIKLEPVHGFAAETSAALVIIGASLFGKPVSTTHVISSSIMGVGATKRMSAVRWTVARNIVNAWVLTAPLSALVAGIIFFLIDLV
- a CDS encoding DUF47 domain-containing protein; amino-acid sequence: MFRRFKPADAMFFELFEEAATILHQGAVLLQDMMAKHETMDERLNELIAVEQKGDRVTDEIIDKLNETFMTPFDREDIYSLARELDEVLDSVCSTVEKMVIYEAGKPDKKFREMVDVFVQATEKVKDAVSLLKKMKSNTVQILDICYDIKKFESEGDKIYRFGVADLFKNSNDAIMVIKWKEVFEQLETALDRCEKIAKLIRGVVVKYA